In Rubripirellula amarantea, a single genomic region encodes these proteins:
- the thiD gene encoding bifunctional hydroxymethylpyrimidine kinase/phosphomethylpyrimidine kinase — protein MATRTITLARDSIALAIGGSDPSGGAGIQADLKAFQQNGVYGMTVLTMVTVQNTVGVHRIELLDVGLIEQQLDCVLNDIPPLAIKTGALGNADAIAAIAGKLEGYGGDLIIDPVLVSKHGDLLADDTAVSAYRDYLLPQATLATPNALELQRLIGRDVDGLDEMVQAAAELRELGPSAVLVKAGIIDGSRVHVLADEEKVATIETQNHPTNQTHGAGCSLAATITARMTLTTDGNGKVPQVESAIQFAIMAVNHAISIAPGFGKGVGPIESRILHDGLPDDPA, from the coding sequence ATGGCTACTCGAACAATCACACTCGCCCGCGATTCCATTGCACTCGCAATCGGGGGATCGGATCCCAGTGGCGGCGCAGGTATTCAGGCTGATCTGAAAGCGTTTCAGCAAAACGGCGTCTATGGAATGACCGTGTTGACGATGGTTACGGTGCAAAACACGGTTGGTGTGCATCGCATCGAACTTCTCGACGTCGGACTAATCGAACAGCAGTTGGATTGTGTGCTTAACGACATTCCTCCTTTGGCGATTAAGACCGGTGCGTTGGGCAACGCAGACGCGATTGCTGCGATTGCGGGAAAACTCGAGGGCTATGGCGGGGACCTGATCATCGATCCCGTGCTGGTGAGTAAGCACGGGGACTTGCTCGCTGATGATACCGCCGTCTCTGCGTACCGTGATTATTTGTTGCCACAAGCAACATTGGCAACTCCGAACGCTTTGGAATTACAGCGCCTGATAGGCCGTGATGTCGATGGACTCGACGAGATGGTGCAAGCCGCGGCGGAACTGCGAGAGCTAGGACCATCGGCCGTTTTAGTAAAGGCGGGAATCATTGACGGATCGCGAGTGCATGTGTTAGCCGACGAAGAGAAAGTCGCAACGATCGAAACGCAAAACCACCCGACCAACCAAACGCATGGAGCCGGTTGTTCGCTGGCAGCCACAATCACGGCCCGTATGACGCTCACGACCGATGGAAACGGCAAGGTGCCGCAAGTGGAGTCGGCAATCCAGTTTGCGATCATGGCCGTAAACCACGCAATCAGTATCGCACCGGGGTTTGGCAAAGGAGTCGGCCCCATTGAATCGAGAATCTTGCACGACGGTTTGCCAGACGATCCCGCCTGA
- a CDS encoding HAD family hydrolase, translating to MSTNTEPSLTTELLANYAERYDGLIFDCDGTLSHSMPLHYIAWRDTMARYGIEFLEDRFYSMGGMPSEQIIAILSQEQNVSVPTDQAAAEKEAAFADQILDLMPVTAIVEVVRQHVGRLPMSVASGGIRPIIDQQLQQIGLDSIFAAIVTAEDTERHKPEPDVFLEAARRLNIPPERCIVFEDSPLGFTAAFRAGMDCVDVRPFHQK from the coding sequence ATGAGCACCAACACCGAACCATCGCTGACCACTGAACTGTTAGCGAATTACGCCGAACGCTATGACGGACTTATCTTCGATTGCGACGGCACGCTATCGCACTCGATGCCGCTTCATTACATCGCGTGGCGCGACACTATGGCTCGATACGGGATTGAGTTTTTGGAAGACCGATTCTATTCCATGGGTGGAATGCCCAGTGAGCAGATTATCGCAATCCTTTCCCAAGAACAAAACGTTTCCGTTCCTACGGATCAGGCTGCCGCAGAAAAAGAAGCAGCCTTTGCGGATCAGATTTTAGACCTGATGCCGGTGACTGCGATCGTTGAAGTAGTTCGCCAGCACGTGGGTCGATTGCCCATGTCGGTAGCTAGCGGCGGCATTCGGCCAATCATCGATCAGCAGCTTCAGCAGATCGGGTTGGACTCGATTTTTGCCGCGATCGTAACCGCCGAGGACACGGAACGTCACAAACCTGAACCGGATGTATTCCTGGAAGCGGCCAGACGCCTGAACATTCCACCAGAAAGATGCATCGTGTTTGAGGATTCACCTCTGGGGTTTACCGCGGCCTTTCGTGCGGGCATGGATTGCGTCGACGTACGCCCATTCCATCAAAAGTAA
- a CDS encoding zinc ribbon domain-containing protein, with protein sequence MSSQSKIELSPQLLRRLHRIHRQLADLRSQVKRAPIQIKASQARVDQAEAKVEDAKERLKQAKKTADQKQLQLKEREDRIVTLERKLNEAASNVEFTTFQEQIAADRKANEVLSDEVFEVLEQIDEINAQLEGVTKDLESEKSDHEKRVSEIKARQEVAEGDLKRAEAELESSETEIPAVVRSDYDRVVGAKGEDALAPVDEDSCGCCCQTLTTQYVEQLRMSKLTRCPSCHAFLYLPEDRRVK encoded by the coding sequence ATGTCTAGCCAATCCAAGATTGAACTTTCGCCGCAGTTACTCCGAAGACTCCACCGCATCCATCGCCAATTGGCGGATTTAAGGTCTCAGGTCAAACGAGCACCGATTCAGATCAAGGCCAGCCAAGCCCGCGTCGATCAGGCGGAAGCAAAAGTCGAGGATGCCAAAGAGAGACTTAAGCAGGCGAAGAAGACTGCGGACCAAAAGCAACTGCAACTTAAAGAGCGAGAAGACCGAATTGTGACGCTTGAGCGAAAGCTCAACGAAGCAGCCAGCAACGTTGAATTCACCACCTTCCAAGAACAAATCGCTGCCGATCGAAAGGCCAACGAAGTACTCAGCGATGAGGTCTTTGAGGTGCTGGAACAAATTGACGAGATCAACGCTCAACTCGAAGGTGTTACCAAAGACCTTGAGTCAGAGAAAAGCGATCACGAAAAACGCGTCAGCGAAATCAAAGCACGTCAGGAAGTTGCCGAAGGCGACCTGAAACGCGCCGAAGCAGAATTAGAGAGCAGCGAAACAGAAATTCCTGCGGTCGTTCGAAGCGATTACGATCGCGTTGTAGGGGCAAAGGGCGAAGACGCGCTGGCTCCCGTCGACGAAGACTCCTGTGGATGCTGCTGCCAAACCCTAACCACTCAGTACGTAGAACAACTGCGGATGTCAAAGTTAACCCGATGTCCAAGTTGCCACGCATTCCTATACCTGCCTGAAGACCGCCGGGTGAAATAG
- the coaE gene encoding dephospho-CoA kinase (Dephospho-CoA kinase (CoaE) performs the final step in coenzyme A biosynthesis.): MFVLGIIGSIAGGKSTASAILQELGATWINADAIARSVLDRPEVVEKLIGYFGDSIVLKSPPKQGTHPQIDRAALGKLVFGDDDSKRLALLYLESVVHPIVRHEIMSILKQCSQQQVQVALLDVPLLFESHWDVACDSIWCIDAPLQTRITRVQQRGWSADELIRREANQLSIDRKRALSDLVIDNNSSITYFTNIIRQHWQSLMQSLSPIGEVNTSVVHDSHCL, from the coding sequence ATGTTTGTTCTTGGCATCATTGGGAGCATCGCGGGCGGCAAATCCACCGCTAGCGCGATATTACAGGAACTCGGTGCCACTTGGATCAACGCTGATGCGATCGCCCGATCCGTCCTCGATCGCCCCGAAGTCGTTGAGAAATTGATCGGTTATTTCGGTGATTCCATCGTCCTAAAGAGTCCCCCGAAACAGGGTACACACCCCCAAATAGACCGCGCCGCGCTTGGAAAGCTTGTTTTCGGGGATGACGATTCCAAGCGTTTAGCCTTACTATACTTAGAAAGTGTCGTTCACCCGATCGTTCGCCACGAAATCATGTCGATTCTAAAACAGTGCAGCCAGCAACAAGTTCAAGTTGCATTGCTAGATGTACCGTTACTTTTCGAATCGCACTGGGACGTCGCGTGCGATTCTATTTGGTGCATCGACGCACCACTGCAAACCAGAATCACCCGAGTTCAACAGCGAGGCTGGTCGGCCGATGAATTGATTCGCCGAGAAGCGAACCAACTGAGCATTGATCGAAAGCGTGCACTCAGTGATTTGGTAATCGATAACAACTCATCCATCACCTACTTCACCAATATTATTCGCCAACATTGGCAATCCCTCATGCAATCACTTTCGCCGATCGGTGAAGTGAACACTTCAGTAGTCCATGACTCCCATTGTCTTTGA
- the rho gene encoding transcription termination factor Rho encodes MPSQRHTPRDDRGPEKRGHSEHTSSSSNDSPRSGQREYRDYKNNRGRPRHPDKEVDKRVRELDAERDPLSLPEEIVSEATKAGQRVGIPLTRQDDAQWNISDLQQSPLETLKAIAGTFGIAPSDGASKQELIFEILKSRMKANGLMFGEGTLEILPDGFGFLRSSNYHYLSCPDDIYVSPSQIRRFGLQTGSHVAGQIRPPKENERYFALLRIEAINRLDPSARRKTVPFDDLTPLHPDKRIIMEHASSDMSTRIVDMLTPIGFGQRGLIVSPPRAGKTILMQQMARSVLTNYPNAYVFILLIDERPEEVTDMEREVRGPQCEVISSTFDEPAQRHIQVAQMVIEKAKRMVESGTDVVIFLDSITRFARAHNSEGESTGKLLTGGLDAGALQKPKAFFGSARKVEEGGSLTILATALVDTGSRMDDVIFEEFKGTGNLEIVLDRDLVDRRIWPAIDISRSGTRREEMLLDPNEYKRISALRRSIADQSPADAMHSLVKQLAKTQNNAEFLLSVKDED; translated from the coding sequence ATGCCTTCCCAACGCCATACACCCCGAGATGACCGGGGCCCCGAAAAGCGTGGACATTCAGAACACACGTCGTCGTCATCAAACGACAGCCCCCGCAGTGGCCAGCGAGAGTATCGCGACTACAAAAACAATCGTGGACGCCCACGACATCCTGACAAGGAAGTGGACAAGCGCGTCCGAGAACTCGACGCCGAAAGAGATCCACTTTCGTTGCCAGAGGAGATCGTTAGCGAAGCGACCAAGGCCGGCCAACGTGTTGGGATTCCACTTACGCGGCAAGATGATGCCCAATGGAATATCTCTGACCTGCAACAATCGCCGCTTGAAACCCTAAAAGCAATTGCGGGTACGTTCGGGATCGCACCTAGCGATGGCGCAAGTAAGCAAGAGCTAATCTTCGAGATCCTAAAGTCTCGGATGAAAGCTAACGGCTTGATGTTCGGCGAGGGAACCCTAGAGATACTTCCCGATGGGTTCGGGTTCCTGCGATCATCAAACTACCACTACTTATCGTGCCCTGATGATATCTACGTTTCGCCAAGTCAAATTCGTCGATTCGGTTTGCAAACGGGAAGTCACGTCGCCGGTCAGATTCGCCCACCGAAAGAGAACGAGCGTTACTTTGCCTTGCTGCGTATCGAAGCGATCAATCGACTTGATCCATCGGCACGCCGAAAGACAGTTCCGTTTGACGATTTGACTCCGCTGCATCCTGACAAGCGAATCATCATGGAGCATGCCTCAAGCGATATGTCCACTCGCATTGTCGACATGCTAACACCGATTGGTTTTGGGCAACGGGGGCTGATCGTTAGCCCACCTCGCGCAGGAAAAACGATCCTGATGCAGCAGATGGCGCGATCGGTATTGACGAATTATCCTAACGCCTACGTATTCATCTTGTTGATCGATGAGCGTCCCGAAGAGGTCACGGATATGGAACGCGAGGTCCGCGGTCCTCAGTGTGAAGTGATCAGCAGCACATTTGACGAACCGGCCCAGCGACACATCCAGGTCGCCCAGATGGTGATCGAGAAAGCGAAGCGGATGGTTGAATCGGGGACGGACGTCGTTATCTTTCTTGATTCCATCACTCGGTTCGCTCGAGCCCACAACAGCGAGGGTGAATCCACGGGCAAACTACTCACCGGTGGTTTAGACGCGGGAGCACTGCAGAAACCGAAAGCCTTTTTTGGGTCAGCAAGAAAAGTCGAAGAGGGCGGTTCGTTGACCATTCTCGCGACCGCCTTGGTTGATACGGGAAGCCGGATGGACGATGTAATCTTTGAAGAGTTCAAGGGTACCGGTAACCTTGAAATCGTACTTGATCGAGACTTAGTGGATCGACGGATATGGCCAGCGATTGATATTTCGCGAAGCGGTACCCGTCGCGAAGAAATGTTACTGGACCCGAACGAGTACAAACGCATATCAGCGCTTCGCCGATCGATCGCTGACCAATCGCCCGCCGATGCGATGCACAGTTTGGTGAAGCAACTGGCGAAGACTCAAAACAACGCAGAATTTCTGCTCAGCGTGAAAGACGAAGACTAA
- the ribH gene encoding 6,7-dimethyl-8-ribityllumazine synthase yields MNSSLPEITGLDGDLPEGKIAIIASRYNPAICDKLVAGAVATLTEAGYPESSILVVRVPGAWELPTIVQTVLDHQDVIAAIALGCVIKGETTHDEHINRAVSLSLMEMGVDTGIPIAFGLLTCNTLEQAIQRSGGNVGNKGNESAEAILELLRLNEKLSK; encoded by the coding sequence ATGAATTCATCGTTACCTGAGATCACCGGATTGGACGGTGATTTGCCAGAGGGAAAAATTGCGATCATCGCCAGTCGTTACAACCCGGCCATCTGCGACAAACTAGTCGCGGGCGCGGTCGCAACGCTAACCGAAGCAGGCTACCCCGAAAGTTCAATCCTAGTGGTGCGTGTTCCGGGTGCTTGGGAACTTCCCACGATTGTGCAAACCGTGCTTGATCATCAAGACGTCATCGCGGCAATTGCGTTGGGGTGCGTGATCAAGGGCGAGACCACTCACGACGAACACATCAATCGAGCTGTGAGCTTGTCGTTGATGGAAATGGGAGTCGACACGGGAATCCCGATCGCTTTTGGACTGCTGACCTGCAACACACTCGAGCAGGCGATTCAGCGCAGCGGGGGTAACGTTGGCAATAAAGGCAACGAATCCGCAGAAGCCATCCTTGAACTGCTGAGGCTAAACGAAAAGCTGTCGAAGTAA